ACGCGGCAGCCATCAGTAAAGAGGCGGCCAGCACAGCGACTCGACCGGATCGCGACAAGGTCATTGCACGATCCTCCCATCCGCGGCCGTGTGACGAATTCCATGGCCGTACCGCTTCGAGCGGCGTGTCGGTCCGGGCAGACTGGAGAGGTCACAACGACCCGGGGACCCGGACGGGCCTCGAGGACCGACGAAAGGGACGATGATGTCCGAATCCACTTCGGAAACCCCTGCATACGGTGCCGCACCTCGTACTTCCGGCAAGAAGACGCGAGTGCACCACCTCCAGCAGTGGAAGGCCTCCGGTGAGCGCTGGTCGATGCTCACCGCCTATGACTACTCGACGGCGAAGCTGTTCGACGAGGCCGGCATCCCCGTGCTGCTGGTCGGCGATTCGGCCGCCAATGTCGTATACGGCTACGACACCACGGTGCCGATCACCGTGGACGAGCTGATCCCGCTGGTCCGCGGCGTGGTCCGCGGCGCCCCGCACGCGCTGGTCGTGGCCGACCTGCCGTTCGGCAGCTACGAGGCGAGCCCCACCCTGGCCCTCGCCTCGGCCACCCGGTTCATGAAGGAGGGTGGTGCGCAGGCGGTGAAACTCGAAGGCGGAGAACGAGTTTCGGAGCACATTGCCACCCTGACGATGTCCGGCATCCCAGTGGTCGCGCATATCGGCTTCACCCCGCAGAGCGTCAACACCCTCGGCGGATTCCGGGTACAGGGCCGCGGCGACGCCGCCGAACAGCTGATCGCCGACGCCATCGCCGTCCAGGAGGCCGGTGCGCTCGCGGTCGTCATGGAGATGGTGCCCGCCGAACTCGCGGGCCAGGTCACCCGCAAACTGACCATCCCGACCGTCGGCATCGGCGCCGGCGCGGAATGCGACGCCCAGGTATTGGTCTGGCAGGACATGGCCGGCTACACCAGCGGCAAGACCGCCCGCTTCGTGAAGCAGTTCACCCAGCTCGGCGACCAGCTCCGCACGGCCGCGGCGACCTACGCCGACGAGGTCCGCCGCGGCGTCTTCCCGGGACCGGAACACAGCTTCTGATCGACGGAGACACCGCCCACCCGCGGTGAAAACCCGGTGCGACCGGCCGGTCGCACCGGGTACCGTCCCGCCATGCCGGTCACCCCGCGAACCCACCGGACCCCCGACGGCACCGATCGGAGTCCGCTGATGACGGTGCCGGTGTCGGTGGCCGATCAGCCGCTGGCACCACTCGTGCACTGGGCCACCGATACCTCGGCGACGCTGGGTATCACCGTGACCGGCCCCGCCGAGGAGATGCGCCGCCGGGACTGGACCCTGCTGGCCCGCATCCCCACCACCGCCGGCCCGATCTGGGCCAAGGCCTGTGCCCGCGCGTTCGCCCACGAGGGCCCACTGCTGCACACCCTGCACCGCCTGGTACCCGGCAGCGTCCCGGAACCCCTTGCGGTGCATCGGGACAACGGCTGGTTCCTCACCGCCGACGGCGGCGAGACCCTCCGCACCGATCCGGCCGAACGCACCCTGTTCGGCCCCGTCACCCGCCGCGACCCCACCTCCTGGTCCGCCGCGCTGCACACGTACGCCCAACTCCAGCAACAGCTTTCACCGCACATCCCCGAACTCGGCGAAACCGGCGTCCCCTACCTGCCCCCGACCCGCCTACTGGCGGTGTACCACCACTACGAACACCGCGCCCCCGGCCTCAGCGCCGCGATAACCAGTGCCGCAACCGAGTTGGAGCGCTACGACCGCCTGACCCTGGAACACAACGACCTGTTCCCCGGCCACGTATTCGCCACCGGCACAAGGTTCTTCGACTGGGGCGACGCGCTGCTCACCCACCCCTTCCTGTCGATGCGCACCCTGAGCGACCCCTGCCGCGAGTCCTACTTCGACGCCTGGCGCACCCTGGGCCCCGTCACCCCCACCGAACTCGACCTGGCCGAACGCCTGGCCCCGCTGGCCGCCCTGCACCCCTGGCGCACCCTCGACCCCACCCCCGGCCACCCCGCCGCACCCCACACCCATTTCGTCGACGAGCTACTGACGCAGTTGCGCAACGGTTTCGAGCGCTGACCGCGGAACTGCAGCTGACAAGGCTGCTGAGGTACATTTTCACTGTCGGCAAGAGCTGCGCGCGCAGCCCGAGAACGAGTTCTGGGTCAAAGGGCAGGCCGAGATCGTGCTGGAACAGCTGTCGTTCCGGTTCGGAGCGGTTTCGGACCGTGTACGTCAGGCGGTGCGGGCCGCGAGTCCGGCCGAACTGCGCGAGTTCGCGCGGCGCATGTTCTCGGCCACCTCGGTCGACGAGGTGATCGCCGGGTGATCCGTCGTCGATTCGGGCGTGCGGCAGGTGCCGCACGGGGTTGTTCGCGCGCCCTTCCATGGGTCTGCGACGTGGCGTCCAGGGGCACATACCTGGCAATCGGTGGCAGACTCGGATCGGACGGGATCATGAGCGGAGGACGGTTGATGGTGCACAGGCGGTGGGCGACTCGCGTGACGGTGGGGGTTGCGGGGACGGCGGCGGCGGTGCTGGTCGCCGGGTGCGGGACCGGTGGGTCGCCGGCGCCGGCCGGGTCCAGCGGGCCCACCTCGTCCTCGACGTCGGCGCATGCCAGTGGGTCGCCCGCGCCGGTCGGGCCGGGGCCGGTGCAGGTCACCGACGCGGTCGGGAAGCAGCTGTGCGACGACATCCAGCCGCAACTGTCCGACTGGCGGGTGCAGGGGCCGACGCTGAGCAAGGTGGCGCTCAACATCGAGGTGCACGATTGGTCCTTCCGTAACGGCGGCATCAACCTGCAGGTACTCGCCGACAAGGCGGTCATCGACCGGCTCATGACCAAGAACTGCCCGGATGTCCGGACGCAGGCGCTGCAGGCGCTGGAGCTGTCCGACCTCGCCTCGGGGATCGCGTTCTGATGCGCTCCCTGTACCCGCCCCTGGAACCTCGTCGCAGCGGCATGCTCGACGCCGGGGACGGGCAGCGGCTGTACTGGGAGGAGAGCGGTAATCCCGACGGTAAGCCGGTGGTGTTCCTGCACGGCGGGCCCGGCGGCGGCACGTCGCCGTTCCACCGGCAGTTCTTCGATCCGGACGCGTATCGGATCGTGCTGTTCGATCAGCGGGGCTGCGGACGGTCCACCCCGCACGTGGCCGACGGCGCGAGCCTGGAGACCAACACCACCTGGCATCTGGTCGCCGATATCGAGCGGCTGCGGACCTACCTCGAGATACCGCAGTGGCAGGTGTTCGGCGGCTCCTGGGGGTCGACGCTGGCACTGGCCTACGCGCAGACCCATCCCGAGCGCGTCACCGAGCTGGTGCTGCGCGGCATCTTCCTGCTGCGCCGCAAGGAGATCGACTGGTACTACAACGGCAGCGCCGGCTACGTCTACCCCGACGAATGGGAGAAGTTCCTGGCGCCGGTACCGGAGTCCGAGCGCGCTGGCGATCTGGTGAGCGCCTATCACCGGCTGCTGCACTCCCCCGATCCGGAGATCGCCACGGCGGCCGCCGTGGCCTGGTCGACCTGGGAGGGCGCGACGAGTTCGCTGCTGCCGAAACCGGATCGGGTCACCGAATCCGCCGATCCGCGATTCGCGCTGGCGTTCGCGCGGATCGAGAACCACTACTTCGTGCACGGCGCGTTCTTCGACGAGGGCGCGCTGCTGCGCGATGCCGGCCGGATGGCGCACATTCCCGGGGTGATCGTGCAGGGCCGCTACGACGTGGTGTGCCCGGCGGTCAGCGCGTGGGATCTGCACCGGGCCTGGCCGAATTCGGAGCTGCACCTGGTCGCCGACGCCGGCCACGCCGCCGCCGAACCGGGGATCACCCATCATCTGATCGAAGCGACCGACAAATTCCGGGACAGCTGATGAACACCAAGGCCGGGCCCGCCCTCACCGCGGCCCTCGACGACGACATCGATCGGCTGCTGACCGCCGAACCCGAAGTGCGCGACGACCTCCCCGATTCCGTGCACCAGATGCGGGTCGCCACCCGCCGGCTGCGGAGTGTGCTGCGTTCCTATCGGAATGTGCTGCGGCGCCGCCGTGTCGACGATATGCGCACCGAATTGCATTGGCTGGCCGGACTGCTCGGCGTGGCCCGCGACGCGGAGGTGCGGGCCGACCGGTTCGCGACCCTGCTCGAGGAGCAGCCGCCGGAACATCGCGACGCCGCCGAGCGCCTGGTCGCCGACGAACGCGCGAAATACGCCGCCGCGCATCGGGAGGTGCTGGCCGCGCTGGACGGCGACCGCTATTCGGTACTGCACGACGGCCTCGCCACCTGGCACGACCGCCCGCCGCTGCGCCGCCGGCACACCAAGGACGAGGCGGGCAGAGTCTTCTCCGGGGTGCTGCGCGACGATTTCCACCGCCTGCAGCGCCTGGCCCACACCGGTACCAAACTCACCGGCGA
This DNA window, taken from Nocardia sp. BMG111209, encodes the following:
- the panB gene encoding 3-methyl-2-oxobutanoate hydroxymethyltransferase, yielding MSESTSETPAYGAAPRTSGKKTRVHHLQQWKASGERWSMLTAYDYSTAKLFDEAGIPVLLVGDSAANVVYGYDTTVPITVDELIPLVRGVVRGAPHALVVADLPFGSYEASPTLALASATRFMKEGGAQAVKLEGGERVSEHIATLTMSGIPVVAHIGFTPQSVNTLGGFRVQGRGDAAEQLIADAIAVQEAGALAVVMEMVPAELAGQVTRKLTIPTVGIGAGAECDAQVLVWQDMAGYTSGKTARFVKQFTQLGDQLRTAAATYADEVRRGVFPGPEHSF
- the pip gene encoding prolyl aminopeptidase, which encodes MRSLYPPLEPRRSGMLDAGDGQRLYWEESGNPDGKPVVFLHGGPGGGTSPFHRQFFDPDAYRIVLFDQRGCGRSTPHVADGASLETNTTWHLVADIERLRTYLEIPQWQVFGGSWGSTLALAYAQTHPERVTELVLRGIFLLRRKEIDWYYNGSAGYVYPDEWEKFLAPVPESERAGDLVSAYHRLLHSPDPEIATAAAVAWSTWEGATSSLLPKPDRVTESADPRFALAFARIENHYFVHGAFFDEGALLRDAGRMAHIPGVIVQGRYDVVCPAVSAWDLHRAWPNSELHLVADAGHAAAEPGITHHLIEATDKFRDS
- a CDS encoding CHAD domain-containing protein, which gives rise to MNTKAGPALTAALDDDIDRLLTAEPEVRDDLPDSVHQMRVATRRLRSVLRSYRNVLRRRRVDDMRTELHWLAGLLGVARDAEVRADRFATLLEEQPPEHRDAAERLVADERAKYAAAHREVLAALDGDRYSVLHDGLATWHDRPPLRRRHTKDEAGRVFSGVLRDDFHRLQRLAHTGTKLTGDERIEHLHEIRKGAKRLRYSAEAAARVLDGPAVELADRAKHLQTVLGDHRDAVEAGEAIRARAVVAAARGADTSGYDELAQLEADAARKALDEYPAAAEFLKHAYGSKALRKSKRHGKKKK